The Pseudalkalibacillus hwajinpoensis DNA window GCGATGCACGGTCGTCAGAAGGCAGAAAATAATCGTAAGGAGGAATAATGATGTATCAACACGAACCACTTTTTTTAAATCCAGAATTTAAAGACCGGCTCTGGGGCGGCACGAAGCTAAGGGATGTATTTGGCTATTCGATCCCAACCGAGACGACAGGGGAATGCTGGGGGATTTCAGCACATCAAAATGGACCAAGTGAAGTAAGAAATGGTCCACTTGCCGGGAAAAAATTGAACGAAGTTTGGCAAAGTAATCGAGAATTATTTAATGATGAAGCAGGAGATCATTTTCCATTATTAGTGAAGATTCTTGATGCGGATCGTGACTTATCAGTACAGGTCCATCCTGATGATACATATGCACGAGAAATAGAAGGAGAAGCATACGGAAAGACGGAGTGCTGGTACATCATTGACTGTGACCCAGGTTCTGAATTAATCTTTGGACATCATGCCAAGTCGAAGGAATCATTCGAGCAGATGATTGCAGACGGAGAATGGGACAGCTTGCTTCGACGGGTTCCGATTGAGCCAGGTGAACTTTACTTTGTGCCAAGCGGAACCATTCATGCGATTGGTGCGGGAACGATGATCCTTGAAACACAGCAGAGTTCAGACACTACTTATCGTGTTTATGACTACAATCGGACAGATGGAAATGGGAACACAAGAGAGCTACACATTGAACGGTCAATCGACGTCTCGACGATTCCTCACGTGGATCCTGGTTTTCATCCAGTGGTGAAAGAAAACGACGGGCTGAAGCAAATTCAACTTGTAGAATCCGAGTACTTTACAGTTTATCGCTGGGAAGTTGATGGAGAATATAACAGCACTGTGGATCATTCTTATTTGCTCGTAAGTGTGTTGAGCGGCGAAGGGCATATCTCTTCAGGAGAAGCTTCTTTTTCAGTGAACCAGGGCGATCATTTTATTATCCCATCAACAATGAAGGAATTTAAACTTGAAGGCGATCTAGAAATGATCGTATCAAAGAGTAATAAAGCATAAGGTGGAAACCAGCTCATAGAGCTGGTTTCATTTTTCATTCAGGACCCTGTATACATATTTCTTCGAGTCCCTAAATACCATTTAGAATGGTATAAATGGTATAATGATCGTATTTTAAGGCAGGTCTTAGGGAAATCAGGAGGGTGCCATGCGGAATGTATTATCGTTTATTAAACCATACCGAGTAGCTGCGTTTATTGCGGCTCTTTTGATGTTAGTTGAGCTAGTTGTTGAACTGTGGCTGCCGTTATTAATGGCGGACATTATTGATAATGGTATCGTAAAAGAAGATCTCAATGTAGTCACTAAATTGGGGATTTTCATGCTCGTACTCACGGTGATTTCATTTGTTGGTTCAATTATCAACACGTTTCTCGCCTCTTATGTAAGTCAACATTATGCCTTCGACTTAAGAAAAGCCCTCTTCGAAAAAGTGCAGTCTTTCGCATTCGCAGATTTCAATCGGTTTCCTACTTCTTCGCTTATTACAAGATTAACAAATGATGTAAACCAGGTTCAGCTGGTTGTATTTATGGGTCTTCGCATTATGGTGAGGGCACCCTTGTTAGTGGTGGGTGGCGTCGTGATGGCATTTGTCGTTGATGTTCAATTGGCCCTATTGTTAACAGCTGCGATCCCGCTCGTCAGCGTGTTTCTCTATTTTGTGATGAAAAAGGGGGTGCCTCTCTTCAGTTCAGTACAGGACAAACTTGATCGCGTAAACGGTGTCTTGCGTGAAAATCTCGTAGGCGTTCGGCTCGTGAAAGCCTATCGGAGAAGCGATCATGAACAGGGGCGTTTTCAAGGTGTGAATGACAATTTAATGAACCAAACGGTTACATCTCTTCGTCTAATCGAGCTTGCTACACCAGTATTATTAATTCTAATGAATGCGGCCATTGTAGCTGTGATCTGGTTTGGTGGCTTGAAGGTTGTTGGAGGAGGCGCGCAGGTCGGGGAAGTAGCAGCTATTATTACTTACGGCACGCGCATAACTGTTGCACTGACAATGTTTTCGTTTATTCTCATGCTTTTATCGCGAGCAAAAGCTTCCGCAGAGCGAATGCAGGAGGTGCTCGTGACACCTACAACCAAAAGAGACGCGGGCGGTGTATCCGTTCATAAGATCGAAAAGCTCCAGTTTGAAAACGTCCATTTTCATTATCCTGATTCAGAAGATGATGTATTAAGAGACATCAGTTTTAACGCTCAAATTGGTCAGCTGATTGGCGTGATCGGAGCGACAGGTGCAGGAAAGTCGTCACTCGTTCAGCTTATCCCGGGGCTATACAATCCTGCATCGGGTGTCATTAAAGTAAATGATGTTGATTTACATGACCTTGATCTTGAAGAGTTAAGAAGTCGAATCGGCATGGTGTCACAGGAGGTGGTTCTGTTTAGCGGTACGATTGGCGAAAACATTCGGTGGGGGAAAGAAGAGGCCGATCAAACAGAAGTCGAGGCTGCTGCTAAAGCAGCGCAAATTCATGATTTTATTATGTCGCTTCCGAAGCAATATGACACGATCCTTGGTCAAAAAGGAGTTAACCTGTCAGGTGGGCAAAAGCAGCGACTGTCAATCGCCCGCGCGCTTATTCGCACCCCGGACATTTTGATTCTAGATGACAGTACAAGTGCGCTTGATCAGAGCACAGAAGCGAGACTTCAAGAAGCATTAAAGGGGCAGGAGTTTCCTGGGATGATTTTCCTTATTGCTCAAAAAATCAGTTCGATTAAAGAGGCGGATCACATTCTCCTACTTGATGAAGGAGAAATCATTGGCGAAGGAACGCATGATGACCTGCTTATGAATCATCCGGTCTACCGTGATATTTATATTTCTCAGTATGGAGAGGAGGCATTCAATGAGCTCAAACAACAATCTTTCTAAACAGCCTGGTAAGAAGCGACCAGATGATTTGAAAGGTACTG harbors:
- the manA gene encoding mannose-6-phosphate isomerase, class I produces the protein MMYQHEPLFLNPEFKDRLWGGTKLRDVFGYSIPTETTGECWGISAHQNGPSEVRNGPLAGKKLNEVWQSNRELFNDEAGDHFPLLVKILDADRDLSVQVHPDDTYAREIEGEAYGKTECWYIIDCDPGSELIFGHHAKSKESFEQMIADGEWDSLLRRVPIEPGELYFVPSGTIHAIGAGTMILETQQSSDTTYRVYDYNRTDGNGNTRELHIERSIDVSTIPHVDPGFHPVVKENDGLKQIQLVESEYFTVYRWEVDGEYNSTVDHSYLLVSVLSGEGHISSGEASFSVNQGDHFIIPSTMKEFKLEGDLEMIVSKSNKA
- a CDS encoding ABC transporter ATP-binding protein, producing the protein MRNVLSFIKPYRVAAFIAALLMLVELVVELWLPLLMADIIDNGIVKEDLNVVTKLGIFMLVLTVISFVGSIINTFLASYVSQHYAFDLRKALFEKVQSFAFADFNRFPTSSLITRLTNDVNQVQLVVFMGLRIMVRAPLLVVGGVVMAFVVDVQLALLLTAAIPLVSVFLYFVMKKGVPLFSSVQDKLDRVNGVLRENLVGVRLVKAYRRSDHEQGRFQGVNDNLMNQTVTSLRLIELATPVLLILMNAAIVAVIWFGGLKVVGGGAQVGEVAAIITYGTRITVALTMFSFILMLLSRAKASAERMQEVLVTPTTKRDAGGVSVHKIEKLQFENVHFHYPDSEDDVLRDISFNAQIGQLIGVIGATGAGKSSLVQLIPGLYNPASGVIKVNDVDLHDLDLEELRSRIGMVSQEVVLFSGTIGENIRWGKEEADQTEVEAAAKAAQIHDFIMSLPKQYDTILGQKGVNLSGGQKQRLSIARALIRTPDILILDDSTSALDQSTEARLQEALKGQEFPGMIFLIAQKISSIKEADHILLLDEGEIIGEGTHDDLLMNHPVYRDIYISQYGEEAFNELKQQSF